The Bernardetia litoralis DSM 6794 genome includes a window with the following:
- the gatC gene encoding Asp-tRNA(Asn)/Glu-tRNA(Gln) amidotransferase subunit GatC has product MKVTVDKKLIEDISHLSRLEFSEEDKSEMADNLNEILGWVEQLNEIDTENTLPLIHISEEVNVMRNDKVANVLSHEKALKNAPKKDSDYFRTPKVID; this is encoded by the coding sequence ATGAAAGTAACAGTAGATAAAAAATTAATTGAAGATATTTCGCATCTTTCTCGTTTAGAGTTTTCGGAAGAAGATAAGTCAGAAATGGCTGATAACTTAAACGAAATTTTGGGTTGGGTAGAACAGCTTAACGAAATTGATACAGAAAATACTTTACCACTCATACACATTTCAGAGGAAGTAAATGTAATGAGAAATGATAAGGTTGCAAATGTACTTTCACACGAAAAAGCACTCAAGAATGCTCCTAAGAAAGATTCTGATTATTTTAGAACACCAAAAGTTATTGATTAA
- a CDS encoding amidohydrolase: MLNIRQNLHKIAELSNQEYKTAEFVIDFLQKCNPTSIHQNIGNTGIIAIWENENFDVKENKTVAFRAELDALPIPEPNSFEYKSEHQGVSHKCGHDGHMTILLGVAEYLKNNFDRTNQKNNKRIILLFQPAEETGEGALQMLNDKKMQKLNLKIDYFFALHNIPSYKKNLIVCRENTFAAASKGITIEFEGKTSHAAEPQNGNNPALALSELTTFLYFLSENLTKEKQNKDFVLVTVVDAILGETSRKSFDNIAFGVSPAKARIGATLRSYLDEDLELLSKKTEQKAQELADKYDLKLKISYSEKFAATTNTKKSVELIQKTAKKLGLNYQDKEKPFSWSEDFGQFTQHFEGAMFGLGSGTDTPELHHSNYDFPDEITQTGINIFVSLIEDIE; encoded by the coding sequence ATGTTAAATATTCGTCAAAATCTTCATAAAATAGCTGAACTTTCCAATCAAGAGTACAAAACGGCTGAATTTGTAATTGATTTTCTACAAAAATGTAATCCTACTTCTATTCATCAAAATATAGGGAATACAGGAATTATAGCTATTTGGGAAAATGAAAATTTTGATGTAAAAGAAAATAAAACGGTTGCTTTTCGTGCCGAACTTGATGCTTTGCCTATTCCAGAGCCAAATAGTTTTGAATATAAATCAGAGCATCAAGGAGTTTCGCACAAATGTGGACACGACGGACACATGACAATTTTGTTAGGAGTGGCAGAATATTTAAAGAACAATTTTGATAGAACAAATCAGAAAAATAATAAGAGAATAATCCTACTTTTTCAACCTGCTGAAGAAACAGGAGAAGGAGCTTTACAAATGCTCAATGATAAAAAAATGCAAAAACTTAATCTTAAAATAGATTATTTTTTTGCGCTTCATAATATTCCTTCTTACAAAAAAAATCTGATTGTTTGTAGAGAAAATACCTTTGCAGCAGCTTCTAAAGGAATAACTATAGAATTTGAAGGTAAAACTTCTCATGCAGCCGAACCACAAAATGGCAATAATCCTGCTTTAGCTCTTAGCGAACTTACTACTTTTCTTTATTTTTTATCAGAAAATCTAACTAAAGAAAAACAAAATAAAGATTTTGTATTGGTAACTGTTGTGGATGCTATTTTGGGAGAAACTTCAAGAAAATCATTTGATAATATTGCTTTTGGAGTTTCTCCTGCAAAGGCTCGTATCGGTGCTACTTTACGAAGTTATTTGGATGAAGATTTAGAATTATTATCCAAAAAAACAGAACAAAAAGCACAAGAATTAGCTGATAAGTATGATTTAAAACTAAAAATTAGTTATTCAGAAAAATTTGCAGCCACCACAAATACAAAAAAAAGTGTAGAACTTATCCAAAAAACTGCCAAAAAATTAGGATTAAATTATCAAGATAAAGAAAAACCTTTTAGTTGGTCAGAAGATTTTGGACAGTTTACACAGCATTTTGAAGGTGCAATGTTCGGCTTAGGCTCAGGAACAGATACGCCAGAGTTACACCATTCTAATTATGATTTTCCTGATGAAATTACTCAAACAGGAATCAATATATTTGTTAGTTTAATAGAGGATATAGAGTAG
- a CDS encoding tetratricopeptide repeat-containing sensor histidine kinase: protein MSEEKEKEGDYRGASDYLNKAALIKWEEKELRPAINYFHQSLQFNKKVDNQSGMYGIYSNLAMIYADLSKYDSSLYFFKKTLEGRRKSSENVTIISSLINISVVLNNLQRYDESAKFLKEALNLAQEMNDVAQMRSCYGMLAETYQKSGNDEQKTYYFNLYKSFNELLQKRKIEKVETELDKEKLKAEILALQKQKVDLELINKSLELEQKTEVVENQQDSLGQLTSKYTKQELAIQLLQEKANAERAENLQRIQEQEALTRTAILIAFFILVVTGLVFFFYIRTREKNKDLALQRNQLQEQAVLLEEQQEQLEAQKSIVEKQRDKLEVSNGVKDKLFSIISHDLRTPFTSVNGYLTLIRYGALTLEEVTTLAAEVKISVDHHLETLNNVLEWSKAQMQGLSPKPEKIVLNEIAQNQQKFFKSLAESKEIEIINKININTKAFADPNQIDVILRNLVGNALKFTPKEGKITVFSVIKDDSVVVSVTDTGIGMSKENLNKLFKEGKHFTTQGTNNEAGTGLGLLLCKDFVEANGGKINVESQLGKGTSFIFDLPLGN, encoded by the coding sequence ATGTCTGAAGAAAAAGAAAAAGAAGGAGATTATAGAGGTGCAAGTGATTATCTCAATAAAGCTGCGCTCATAAAATGGGAGGAAAAGGAGTTGCGTCCTGCTATTAATTATTTTCATCAATCTTTACAATTTAATAAAAAAGTAGATAATCAAAGTGGAATGTATGGCATTTATAGCAATTTGGCTATGATCTATGCAGATTTATCAAAGTATGATTCTTCACTTTATTTCTTTAAAAAAACCTTAGAAGGAAGGCGCAAAAGCTCTGAAAATGTAACTATTATTTCTTCTCTTATCAATATTTCTGTCGTGCTGAATAATCTGCAACGATATGATGAATCTGCCAAATTTTTGAAAGAGGCTCTGAATTTGGCTCAAGAAATGAATGATGTAGCACAGATGAGAAGCTGTTATGGAATGCTTGCCGAAACTTATCAAAAATCAGGAAATGACGAACAAAAAACGTATTATTTTAATCTTTATAAAAGTTTTAATGAGCTTCTACAAAAACGAAAAATAGAAAAAGTAGAAACAGAATTAGATAAAGAAAAACTAAAAGCTGAAATACTAGCACTTCAAAAACAAAAGGTAGATTTAGAATTAATAAATAAGAGCTTAGAACTAGAGCAAAAAACAGAAGTTGTTGAAAATCAGCAGGATAGTTTGGGACAGCTTACAAGCAAATATACCAAACAAGAGCTTGCTATTCAGCTTTTGCAAGAAAAAGCTAATGCCGAACGTGCCGAAAATTTACAACGTATTCAAGAACAAGAAGCACTTACAAGAACAGCTATTTTGATAGCCTTTTTTATTTTAGTAGTAACTGGGCTTGTATTCTTTTTTTATATTAGAACACGAGAAAAAAATAAAGATTTGGCATTACAACGCAATCAATTACAAGAACAAGCTGTTTTATTAGAAGAGCAACAAGAGCAATTAGAAGCTCAAAAATCTATTGTAGAAAAACAAAGAGATAAATTAGAGGTAAGTAATGGAGTAAAGGATAAATTATTTTCAATTATTTCGCATGATCTTCGTACTCCTTTTACATCTGTGAATGGATATTTGACTTTGATTCGTTATGGTGCGCTTACTTTGGAGGAGGTCACAACATTGGCAGCTGAAGTGAAAATTTCGGTTGATCATCATTTAGAAACTCTTAATAATGTGTTGGAATGGTCAAAAGCTCAGATGCAAGGATTAAGCCCAAAACCTGAAAAAATTGTCCTAAATGAAATAGCTCAAAATCAACAAAAATTCTTTAAATCTTTGGCTGAAAGTAAAGAAATTGAAATTATAAATAAAATTAATATAAATACAAAAGCATTTGCTGACCCAAATCAAATTGATGTGATTTTGAGAAACTTAGTAGGGAATGCACTCAAATTTACACCAAAAGAAGGTAAAATAACTGTTTTTTCGGTAATAAAAGATGATTCTGTTGTTGTTTCTGTAACAGATACAGGAATTGGAATGAGCAAAGAAAATTTAAATAAATTATTCAAAGAAGGCAAACATTTTACTACACAGGGAACAAATAATGAAGCTGGAACAGGCTTAGGATTACTTTTGTGTAAAGATTTTGTAGAAGCAAATGGAGGAAAAATAAACGTAGAAAGCCAACTAGGTAAGGGAACAAGTTTTATATTTGATTTGCCACTTGGGAATTAA
- a CDS encoding YHYH protein — protein MINLRNSSKDQGGTIPPDLDECQGRTSATVDYPNGVYHYHISSTDAPNLPTYLKGVAARRSFTHQ, from the coding sequence ATGATAAATCTTAGAAATTCTTCAAAAGACCAAGGTGGTACTATTCCACCAGATTTGGATGAATGTCAGGGGCGTACTTCGGCAACAGTTGATTATCCTAATGGAGTTTATCATTATCATATTTCTAGTACAGATGCTCCAAATTTGCCTACTTATTTGAAAGGTGTAGCAGCTCGTCGTTCATTTACTCATCAATAA
- a CDS encoding GNAT family N-acetyltransferase: MSISIKKLTPESTFDNTLLEEINEFLFKHLEQYGDPKADIKKAMEYSLSKEAGKGGYIFYAIEEEKIVGATVINETGMTDYIPENILVYIAVDGSQRGKGIGQKIMTEAMNSVKGSVALHVEPNNPAKKLYERLGFENKYLEMRWKK, from the coding sequence ATGTCTATTTCCATAAAAAAACTCACTCCAGAATCTACTTTTGATAATACTCTTTTAGAAGAAATAAATGAATTTCTTTTCAAACATTTGGAGCAATACGGCGATCCAAAAGCTGATATTAAAAAAGCAATGGAATATTCACTTTCAAAAGAAGCAGGGAAAGGTGGATATATTTTTTATGCCATAGAAGAAGAAAAAATAGTTGGTGCAACTGTAATCAATGAAACAGGAATGACTGATTATATTCCAGAAAACATCTTAGTTTATATTGCTGTTGATGGTTCTCAAAGAGGAAAAGGAATAGGACAAAAAATAATGACAGAGGCAATGAACAGCGTAAAAGGTTCTGTTGCATTGCATGTAGAACCAAATAATCCAGCCAAAAAACTCTATGAAAGATTAGGTTTTGAAAATAAATATCTGGAAATGAGATGGAAGAAATAG
- a CDS encoding DEAD/DEAH box helicase, translating to MEKTTETTKTKETTTESTEVTLKFTDMNLSDEVKRAVEVMGFESPSPIQAEAIPHLLEGKDVIGQAQTGTGKTAAFGIPLIERIIKANENSEFDRNSRLPKGIILCPTRELAVQVAGELEKLAKFRKDIFVTAVYGGESIEKQIRNLRRGVQIVVGTPGRTIDHIKRGTLKLEEITNIILDEADEMLNMGFKEDIELILQQITTEHQTVLFSATMPKPILQIAKKYQNSPEIVKVISKELTSDNIEQSFLPINPNYKTDVLVRLLAYNGWESMLIFCNTKQRTDEVAETLIQKGYAAEALHGDLAQHQRNLVMNKFRHGRVQILVATDVAARGIDVDNVEAVINYDVPLDPEYYVHRIGRTGRAGNKGVSITFISGRREVYRLNDIERYSKSRIPQGTIPTQQEVLAKKQLRFMENLKATINDEKKAEELESYTALIEMLEIEGITSKQVAAAVLSLQLSNKPTDRLTEAEIWDTRDRRRDGRGGRNDRGGRDRGGRNDRRGGGRDRDRGSRNRRDDRGGRDRNDRDRGSRPSYKDRGDRADMVRLRIDLGATENVRKGDILGAIAGETGMRGDKIGAIRVNEQESFVEVPQSDVDNVIRVMNKSKIKGKKVEFEKA from the coding sequence ATGGAAAAGACAACAGAAACAACAAAGACAAAAGAAACTACAACTGAATCAACAGAAGTAACATTGAAATTTACAGACATGAACCTGTCTGATGAAGTAAAACGTGCCGTTGAAGTAATGGGATTTGAATCTCCATCACCAATTCAGGCAGAAGCAATTCCTCATTTATTGGAAGGAAAAGACGTAATCGGACAAGCACAAACAGGAACAGGAAAAACGGCTGCATTTGGTATTCCTCTTATCGAAAGAATCATCAAAGCAAACGAAAATAGCGAATTTGATAGAAATTCAAGATTGCCAAAAGGAATTATTTTGTGTCCTACACGTGAGCTTGCTGTTCAGGTAGCAGGAGAATTAGAAAAATTAGCAAAATTTCGTAAAGATATTTTTGTAACGGCTGTTTATGGTGGCGAATCTATTGAAAAACAAATTCGTAATCTTAGAAGAGGCGTTCAAATTGTAGTAGGAACACCAGGTCGTACTATTGACCATATCAAAAGAGGAACTCTTAAGCTAGAAGAAATTACAAACATAATTTTGGATGAAGCTGATGAGATGCTTAATATGGGCTTCAAAGAAGATATTGAATTGATTTTACAACAAATCACAACTGAACACCAAACAGTTCTTTTCTCGGCTACAATGCCAAAACCAATTCTTCAAATTGCTAAAAAATACCAAAACAGTCCAGAGATTGTAAAGGTAATTAGCAAAGAATTGACAAGTGATAATATCGAACAATCATTCTTACCAATCAATCCAAATTACAAAACTGATGTTTTGGTTCGTTTGTTGGCTTATAATGGCTGGGAATCAATGCTTATTTTCTGTAATACAAAACAGAGAACTGACGAAGTAGCTGAAACGCTTATTCAAAAAGGATATGCAGCAGAGGCATTGCACGGAGATTTGGCTCAACACCAACGTAACTTGGTAATGAATAAATTCCGTCATGGACGTGTTCAGATTTTGGTAGCAACAGATGTTGCAGCTCGTGGAATTGATGTTGATAATGTAGAAGCAGTTATTAATTATGATGTTCCTTTAGACCCTGAGTATTATGTTCACCGTATTGGTCGTACAGGTCGTGCAGGCAATAAAGGTGTTTCAATTACATTTATTTCTGGGCGTAGAGAAGTATATCGTTTGAATGATATTGAGCGTTATTCTAAATCAAGAATTCCTCAAGGAACAATTCCTACTCAACAAGAAGTTTTGGCTAAGAAACAATTACGCTTCATGGAAAACTTAAAAGCAACTATCAATGATGAGAAAAAAGCTGAAGAATTAGAAAGCTATACTGCTCTTATCGAAATGTTAGAAATAGAAGGAATTACTTCAAAACAAGTAGCTGCTGCTGTTTTAAGTCTTCAATTATCAAACAAACCAACTGACCGTCTTACTGAAGCTGAAATTTGGGATACTAGAGATAGAAGAAGAGATGGACGTGGTGGAAGAAATGACAGAGGTGGACGTGATAGAGGTGGACGTAACGACCGTAGAGGTGGTGGACGTGATAGAGATAGAGGCAGCCGTAACCGTCGTGATGACAGAGGTGGACGTGACCGTAATGATAGAGACAGAGGAAGCCGTCCTTCTTACAAAGACCGTGGCGACCGTGCTGATATGGTTCGTTTGCGTATTGATTTGGGAGCAACTGAAAATGTACGTAAGGGTGATATTTTGGGAGCTATTGCAGGAGAAACAGGAATGCGTGGCGATAAAATCGGTGCAATCCGTGTAAATGAACAAGAATCTTTTGTAGAAGTACCACAATCTGATGTTGATAATGTAATCAGAGTAATGAACAAATCTAAAATAAAAGGTAAAAAAGTTGAGTTTGAAAAAGCATAA